Proteins co-encoded in one Bacillus sp. FSL H8-0547 genomic window:
- a CDS encoding endonuclease/exonuclease/phosphatase family protein: MKLLTLNCHSWQEENQMEKIRTLALAIKEQSYDVIALQEVSQRVEEPVLYDGVKKNNYALVLLDELKKLGVAGYELVWGFAHIGYPGFEEGLAILTKHPVVDSEVFSVTKGKNTDYWKTRSIVRADIDYNGQEISFYSCHLGWWHDEEEPCKYQLDALLQKVDLDKPSFLMGDFNNSAEVRDEGYDYLLSHDLYDTYELAEDKDSGITVKGKIAGWDENKKDLRIDLILVNKEVNVLSSKVIFNDDNRPVVSDHYGVETEISM, translated from the coding sequence ATGAAATTATTAACGCTTAATTGTCATTCCTGGCAAGAAGAAAATCAGATGGAAAAAATCAGGACGCTCGCGCTTGCCATCAAGGAACAGTCTTATGATGTGATTGCCCTTCAGGAGGTAAGCCAGCGGGTGGAAGAGCCCGTCCTGTATGACGGAGTCAAAAAAAACAATTATGCGTTAGTGCTGCTTGATGAACTGAAAAAACTTGGTGTTGCCGGATATGAGCTGGTATGGGGATTTGCCCATATCGGCTATCCGGGCTTTGAAGAAGGCTTAGCCATTCTGACAAAGCATCCGGTAGTTGACTCAGAAGTGTTCTCCGTCACAAAAGGCAAAAACACTGACTACTGGAAAACCCGTTCCATCGTCCGTGCGGATATTGACTATAACGGACAGGAAATTTCTTTTTACTCCTGTCACCTCGGCTGGTGGCACGATGAAGAGGAACCTTGCAAATACCAGCTCGACGCTCTTCTTCAAAAGGTTGACCTTGATAAGCCTTCCTTTTTAATGGGAGACTTCAACAACAGCGCCGAAGTAAGAGATGAAGGCTATGATTATCTTCTGTCACATGATTTGTATGACACGTACGAGCTTGCAGAAGACAAAGATTCAGGCATCACGGTAAAAGGAAAAATTGCCGGATGGGATGAAAATAAGAAAGATTTGAGAATTGACCTGATCCTTGTGAACAAGGAAGTCAACGTTCTTTCTTCAAAGGTTATTTTCAATGATGACAACAGACCGGTTGTATCTGACCATTACGGGGTTGAAACCGAAATCAGCATGTAA